The Camarhynchus parvulus unplaced genomic scaffold, STF_HiC, whole genome shotgun sequence genome includes a region encoding these proteins:
- the LOC115916117 gene encoding E1A-binding protein p400-like: MIEGSQEYNESLVKRLHKVTHLGTPGDSPLTGMIEGSQEYNESLVKRLHKVTHLGAPGDSPLTGMIEGSQEYNESLVKRLHKVCVPAPFLLRRLKVDVEKQMPKKYEHVLRCRLSPSWASPLPFCPARCVQVCPAAGGPVPVRAGVAGGAPVALRGRLVPAASVPAPPGGRGRRPRPQPPNLHEGEQDAAAGAEGGASGGSAPPRPSPRPRGRGLAEPRPLRAKPRPHRASPAPLLVQAPPLVTLSHAPSAGPAPLVTTQGAGLNLGLGLALAPPRATPTLLAPPPGGPAHALPAASLATPTPAGGPAPVATPTPNMGKGAGPAPPPPVGGVATFALPQRLLLAPDMQARLPSGEVVSLGQLAALAQHRPSPPGGVAKTSPLPPAAVATPPAASAPPPLTLQLQGSKVTLGPAPPLRHLALARPPGRGLA, encoded by the exons ATGATCGAGGGCAGCCAGGAGTACAACGAGAGCCTGGTGAAGAGACTGCACAAGGTaacgcacctgggcacacctggggacag CCCGCTGACGGGCATGATCGAGGGCAGCCAGGAGTACAACGAGAGCCTCGTCAAGAGACTGCACAAGGTAACGCACCTGGgcgcacctggggacag CCCGCTGACGGGCATGATCGAGGGCAGCCAGGAGTACAACGAGAGCCTCGTCAAGAGATTGCATAAG GTGTGTGTGCCCGCGCCGTTCCTGCTGCGCCGGCTCAAGGTGGACGTGGAGAAGCAGATGCCCAAGAAGTACGAGCACGTGCTCAGGTGCCGCCTGTCCCCTTCATGGGCCAGCCCTCTCCCCTTCTGCCCCGCCAG gtgtgtccaggtgtgccccGCAGCAGGTGGACCTGTCCCCGTTCGAGCTGGTGTCGCTGGAGGCGCACCTGTCGCGCTACGCGGCCGATTGGTTCCTGCCGCTTCGGTCCCGGCGCCTCCTGGAGGACGTGGCCGCCGCCCCCGACCCCAGCCCCCAAACCTGCATGAAGGTGAACAG gatgctgcagccgGTGCCGAAGGCGGAGCCTCGGGCGGTTCTGCTCCTCCCCGCCCCTCGCCCCGCCCCCGGGGGCGTGGCCTCGCCgagccccgccccctccgcgCCAAGCCCCGCCCTCACCGCGCCAGCCCCGCCCCTTTGCTGGTACAAGCGCCGCCTCTCGTCACCCTAAGCCACGCCCCCagcgctggccccgcccccttgGTGACGACGCAAGGGGCGGGGCTTaacctggggctgggattggcgCTGGCCCCGCCCAGAGCCACGCCCACTCTGCTGGCTCCGCCCCCCGGAGGGCCCGCACATG CTCTCCCGGCTGCTTCCTTGGCCACGCCCACTCCGGCGGGAGGCCCCGCCCCCGTGGCCACGCCCACCCCGAATATGGGCaaaggggcggggccggccccgccccctcccgtGGGGGGCGTGGCCACCTTCGCGCTGCCCCAGCGGCTCCTGCTGGCCCCGGACATGCAGGCCCGGCTGCCCT cgGGAGAAGTCGTCAGCCTCGGCCAACTGGCCGCCCTGGCCCAGCACCGCCCCTCCCCGCCGGGGGGCGTGGCCAAAACCTCGCCCCTCCCACCTGCTGCCGTGGCCACGCCCCCCGCGgcctcggccccgccccctctgacgctgcagctccagggcagcaaAGTCACGcttggccccgcccccccaTTACGTCACCTGGCCTTGGCCCGGCCCCCCGGCCGGGGGCTCGCAC